A stretch of DNA from Thermanaerosceptrum fracticalcis:
GGGCCTCCTCATTTAACATGGCCATGGGACGGGCAAAAAACCGGCCCCTTCCCAGCTGTTCCAAAGCACGGCGCAGTTCAGGCTGGAAGACAACGGGCAGAGCCACTACGAGTACTGTCTGGACTTGGCCCAGGATCCAGGCAAAAGTGCGAAAACCCAGCCAGTTGCTTAAGAGGGAGGCCATAATTAAGACCACAAGCCCTTTAATTAACTGCACAGCCCGGGTACCTTTAATGATCATCATAACCTTATAGATGACAAAAGCTACAATAGCAATGTCGATTATACTGATAATATTAAACATTTCCAGTTCCTGTTTTAACACCAGGCACCCCTCCTTCTGTACAGCTTATATCTTAAATATATAATCTAGTTTCTACAGTTTAAAGGTAGATTCCTTTTAAAATCTACCTTATCTTTAGTATTTTTACCACACTTTAGGCTTAAAAAGACCAAGAAAATATTTTTTCCCGTTAAGAACCTTCTCCTGCAGATTCTACCTTAGAATTGTACCATTTTTTTACAAATCATTGATAGTAATTTCTTCGAATTTATGATAAGATTTTTTAGGCATAATTTTACATTTTATTCCATGCGGCCATTTTTTATGACTACTTAGTAAACCGTGAAATACCAAAAATATATCCCTTTAAAAAGCATGCCAGTGTGGTATAATGTGATGTAATGTAAAAGGGGGGATCTATATGCGTAAATGGCTGGTACCAATAACCTTAGTCTGTATTATTTCCGGTTTCTTTCTGGCCTTCCAGCTCAAGGTACAGGCCAGCAATACTACTATCAATCCCCTTAGCCAGAAAAATACAAACCTGGTCACCATCATTAAAGATTTGGAAAAAGAAATAAAAATCCAGGAAAACCAGATTGAAAGAACCCGTAACGATCTTAACGCCCTGCAGAACCAGCAAAGCAGCAGAAAACTGCAAGAGCTGAAAAACCAGCTTGACAGATTGAAAGTAATGGCAGGACTGACACCCGTAGTGGGGAACGGAATTATTATTGTTATTGATGATAATAAAGCAGGTCTCAAGGCCAACCCTAATGATGACCCCAATAAATATATCGTGCATTACGAACACATCCTCAATCTGGTGAGTGAACTGAAAGTCGGGGGAGCAGAAGCCATTTCCGTGAATGGTCAGAGACTGATCACAACTTCGGAAATTCGTTGTGTGGGTAACGTAATCCTCGTAAACACCACCAGAATTGCTCCGCCTTTTGAGATTCGTGCCATTGGAAGCCCCAAGCTCCTGGCCGAAATTGTGACCAACGGTGAATTGGAACTTTTAAAATCTTCGAATTATCCTGTAACTTTGCAGGAGGAAACTGAACTCATCATCCCCGCCTACAAGGGAGAACTTCAATTCAACTACTCCCAGCCGGCAAAGGAGGGCTAAACTATGTGGCTTCTGCCTGTTCTAGGTTTAATTATAGGTGCCATGATTGGTTCCGCCATTACCTTCCAGGTACCTCTTATCTATGTTAAATACATGTCTATCGCGGTTTTAGCCTCTCTGGACTCTGTTTTCGGCGGGATACGGGCGGTATTAGAAGACCATTTCGACGGAACCATTCTCTTAACAGGATTTTTCACCAATGCCCTGCTGGCTGCCTTCCTGGCTTATATGGGAGACCGCCTGGGTGTAGATTTATATTATGCTGCCGTGTTTGCTTTTGGCGTACGTCTTTTTCAAAACCTGGCTATCATCAGACACAATTTATTGACAAGGTATCGCAAGAAAAGAAAACCCGAACCGAGGTGAGGAATCCGTGAAAAAAAACCATTGGCAAATACCGATAACCTTGGTTTTCCTGCTTTTGGGTATTTTACTTTCGGTACAATTTCATGCCCAAAGCCGCGTTACCAGCGACCTTACCATGCAGAGAACAGAAGACCTCATTGCCATGGTACGTGGTCTTTCTGATAAGAGACAAAAACTAGCCCTCGAAATTAGCGACCTGAGTTCCCAGTTGTACTCTCAACTGCAAAGTGACCAGGACGAGAAAAAATTAATGACCAGCCTCAGGAACGAGTTGGAAAAGCTGCAGATCGTTACTGGAGGTACAGCTTTAAAAGGACCTGGGTTAGAGGTAACCATTGACCAAAACGCACCCATTCTCTATATCGATTTAATTAGCATTGTTAACGAGTTATGGGGTGCCGGAGCAGAAGCTGTGGAAATAAACGGGCACCGCATGACGGCTAATTCGGCAATTTTTTATGGGGAAGATGAACAGGCCATGTATATTACCGTCAATAATCACCGATTGCAATTTCCCATCGTGATTAAGGCTTTGGGTAATCCTAACAACCTGGAGAAAGGCCTGACTATTCCCGGGGGCATCATGGACAATTTAGCTCTCTTTAAAGCCTTCCCCCGGCTAAAACAGATGGAGTCTCTAACCATTGCTCCATTAAATGACCCGCCTGTTTTTCATTTCCTTCGGGAGTATAAACCTCCAGAAACACCGGGTAATCAGGAGCCCAACAAACCTGCCGCATAATTCGGCACCCGCTCCCCGTTTCCCGACTTCCGGCTTCCGATGTCCGAATCAACAGGGCCGATTCACCAGTATGCTATTAATAAAACGCTAATTAGCTACCCAAATTCAGAGAACAAATTAAAAGAATGCGCCGTAGGCGCATTCTTTTAATTTGTTCTTTTCACCGAACCCAGTTTTTGTGCAATTTCTCTGGGCCTCGGAATGAAGCCCATCCGGCCTATAATACTCTCCTTATGTATGCGGTGTAAGCCTTTATATATTTCCCATTTTCTCTCCTCCGACACAGGCGGGGTAAAGAGGTCATAATAATTTTCTAATTCGTTACCATAAATAATTTCCGTCACCGGTATATCCAATTCCCGGAGTTCTTCCTCCAATGTACCGTTAAAGACATTTACTTTGACCCAATGCTTGGCAAGATAGTATTCAACCTGTTTTGTCATGAGCGTTGCCGGACTTATCTTATCTTTTATCCAGAGGTACCAGGTATGGTTATCCAGCTGCAAACGGTTAATGGTTCTTTGTTGCAGCTGGTACAAACATTTTTTGTAATCTTCCACATAGAATACAGCCCAATTGGCACGCACTTTTCTTAAGGAACCGTCGCTGTAGTTTTCCAGAAGAACCCGGTTCAAACAAGTGTGATAAACAACTGTACGGTAAACATCCTGGACAGGAAGATAATACTTGTCTTGCAAGGTGAGATGCGGGGTTAAACCAGTCTTTATCCTTCCCTCCACCTGGACCAACTCCACGGGATTTTTGGCATAGATAAGGAGTTCCCTTTCTCTGAGGATAAATTCACCTACTATACCATCCGTTATATCATAACTGTTAACTGCGCTTCGCTCCCCCGTCAACCATTTATAGCAGTATCCACTTTCAAATTCACCGGTTAACAGGATATCTTTCTGACTTTCTAACCAATCCTGGATCTTTTTTACACTGGAAATATGATAAGCGGAACAAAATACGCGATAGTTCAGAGGATTATCAGAGTCACTATAAGCTAATTCTTGCCTGCCTATTTCCGAAAATTTATCGACATAATAATAGTTCTTTACCTTCACTAAGGTTAGATCATAGGAAATCTTTACGATCTCATCCTGAGGTGTATTAACAATCACATAGGCCGAGAGCAATATCTTTCCTTGCTCTTTTTCCAGTCCTGTAACCTGGGTCCTTAAGAATGTATAGTTTTTTAACTCTTCACCATAATTAAAAATAAACTGGCTTCTTTCCCCTAAGGCAGCCTGCCTTTCCTGGCTGGATAAATCATAAAGAAGCGCCGCATCCATATTTTTGAGACCTCTTAAATAAATGTTCCCTACCATCCGGGCTGTCAGGTGTGGTGAATAAAATTTATTCATGAGTTCCTGCCGTATTAGGTTCCCTGTTTCGAACTGCAAAAGGGTGCCATAATCGTTAATGCCGGAGGCAGGCTGGGAATTAAAGCGGATATTCTGCCCGTAGGCATCCTGGAGCAAGGCTGCAGCCTCCAGTAGAGTAAGCTCCTGGAAATCATGGGGGGATTCACTTCCCGGCATTGATAATGACAATCGTATACCTTTCCCATAACTCCTGTAACCAGGATATTTTTTACAGTAATAATCTTTTATACCAGCATGATTAAAACTTAGAAGAAAGTGCTGTGCCTCAATCACTGGTTTTGTTTCCCCACTTGTCCAGACAACGGTAAGGGTACACTTTCCTTCAAACCTGTCCCGGGAAGCAAAGGCTTTAAGGAAACGCCTTTCTTGACTAGCAGTTTCCCATCCTGCAGGTCTCTCCGGCGCTAACCGCATTAGGGCATATTCTGCGCAGTCTTTAAGAGGCCCTTCACATTGGCGCACAACTTCCATAAAAAAAGGAACCAATCTTCTATCCCTGGTTTGCGACAATTCAGAGAGAAAAAGAGACCGGTATTCCTCCCGCAATTCTCCCAAGGCTTTCAGACAAGCTCCCATAGCGTCATTCGGTTTAAGCTTTATTAACCGCTGGATAATCTCATGAAGAAAGTCCTGTGGTAACTGAAGACAGATTCTTGTTTGCGTCACTCTTCCACACTCCTTCTGTCGTATATAGATTTCTTCGCCATAACCCCCTCCACTCCTCCAAAAATTTTCCGCCTTTTTCCAGCACTATTCGCAAGACAACTAAATTTTTGTCGGTAAATGACATAATGTTGATAGTACCGACTACCAACTATCAACCACCAAATACCAACTAAAAAGAGCCGAACCTGACAGAAGCAAGTTCAGCTCTTTTATGATTTATAGTATTAGCTTGTAAGCTTAAGAAATTGGCCGCTGGTACTGCCGGTAACCTTCTGCTCATTCCAAGCCAGGACACCGTTAACCCAAACCTTTTCTATCCCTTCGGAGAAGGCAACGGGTTTCTCATAAGTAGCCTTGTCCATAACCCGCTGCTCGTCAAATAATACCAGATCGGCTTTATATCCCGGACGGATTAAGCCCCGGTCCTGCAGTTTTAGGCGCCGGGCAGGCTCATGGGTCATTTTGGCCACGGCCTTTTCCAGTGGCAGTAACCCCTTTTCTCTAACGAAATGCCCTAAAAAACGGGGATATGTACCGTAAGCCCGGGGGTGTGTGGCCCGTCCCCCCGTATAAATGCCTGAGTCACTGGCATAGAAAACATGTGGGTGAATAAGGGCTGCCTCAAGATTCTCCACGCTAATAGAATGACGCAGGGGTTTTGTGCCAATATCATTACCGGAAAAAGTATAGGGATAAACATCGGCTCTCATATCTAAGCCTGATTTATTAGCCTCTGCCAGCATGTCCAGGACCCTGGCAAATTTCGGCCAGTTTTGGGGATAGCCGGCCTTAATATGGCTGTATTGTACAGCTACCCCCGATTTAAGACCGATTTCCACGGTCTCTTCCACCGCTTGCAGCACCTTATCATATTCACTGCGAATATGGGTTGCGTAAAAACCACCATGTTCCTTGACGACCTCGCAAAGGATTATTAAGTCGTGAGTTGTGGCGAAATTCTGCGGCCAGTACTCGAGACCTATTGATAACCCCAAGGCACCTGCCGAAAGGCCCTTATGTAAATGTTCCTGCATCTGTCCAAGTTCCGCGGGGGTAACTCTTCCGGCCCGGGGCACACCCTGTACCAACTCCAGTAAAGTCCTGTATCCTATTAACAGGCCGTAGTTCATGGATCTTCCCTGGCTGCTCTTCAGAAACCCTGCGATATCACGGGGTGAACGCCCGCAGTTTCCGCCCACTTGAGTTGTTACCCCTTGTGATAAAAAAGCAGCCATACTCTCGCCACTGTAGAAATAAGATTCCGTGTGCGTATGAATATCAATAAATCCCGGAGCTAATGCATAATTTTTTCCATCTATTGTTTTCGTACCCGGTGAGGACATAAAGTCACCCACAGCCACAATCTTGTCACCCTTTACTGCCACTTTACCCATAAAGGCAGGGCTACCCGTCCCATCAACTATCCTAACATGGTCAATAATCCAATCACAATCTATAGGTTGTGGTGAAGCTGAAGATAAAGCGCCTTCCTGGGGAATGGCCTCATGGGTATCCCAGCCCATGGTTAAAAGAGTAGCCGCAGCCACAGCCCCCAGACCTAACAAGAACTGGCGTCTAGTCATTTCTTTCATTTTTTGTACCTCTTCGACATGCTGTTAACTTAATTAAGTTATTTCGGCACAAAAAGCAAAAAACCTTCTTATTATTCTTACAGTAATTGTCAAATTAATGTCTTTTTTACTTCTCCGGCGCCGCTTTGTGACTATTTGTTATTGTTTTCACAAAGAAGGATTTATTATAAATGAAGTGAACCATATATTATAAACAGGCCTTATTTATCATTGAAAGGGTGCATTTTAATGCGAAAATTTTCCCTTAAAATGGAACCCGCCCTTCCGCGGGCGGAAATGGAGCTATTAGCCATAGTGAAGGAACAAGGTGACAAGACTCCCGTCAGGAAAGGGCTCTTACAGTCGATTTTAGATAACCTGCCCTTTAACATTCTGGTTTTCGATGAAAACGGCTTTATCGCCTATGCCAATCTTAATTTTTGTAATTTAGTAGGTTATGAGCGTGAAGAAATTCTCGGGCTCCATATCAGCGAATATGCTGAAATACTGGTACCCACCATGCCTTATGACTTTTCCCGGTTACCAAGAATCCTCCAGGGTGAAATTATCGCCGGCTATCACTATAACCTCACTCATTTGGACGGCACCAATATACTGGTGGAGTTTAATTCCTATCCTCTGCGTACAGAGCCAGAAGCCAAACCTATTGGTTGTTTGGTAGTCATTAACCCAACAACAGCAAATGTAAATAGAGAAAAATAACGAGGTGGCCAGATTGGCCACCTTTGTTCTTTGTACCTATCTAACAACCGGCACACCCGCTGCAGCCGCCTGTCCGGGAACACGCCGACTTACCACCGGTAATGTCCCCCGAAACTGAAGATGTACCTCCCAAAACATTGCAGCGTCTGAAAAGTTGTTCTACTTCCTTGCTGCCGCATTTTTCACAGGCGGCATTTTTTCTCTCGCTGAAGGACAGCTTTTGTGAAAATACATGGTTACAAGTAAGACAACGAAAATCATAAGTAGGCATATCATTACCTCCATCCTTTGAGCTATCTACTTTCGTCCAAAGTGGTGACCAGAGACCAGTGTCCAGTGACCAGTGGAGATAAAAACCGGTTTCTGGTCATGTGTCGCCCGCAGCCTAAAAATCCAAACTGCTTCCACTAGTCGCTAATAACTAATAACTAGTAACTAGTAACTTGACCACTGCGAACTGCTAACTGCGAACTATTACAGTTCTATTATAGCAACTTGTTGATATATTTTTAATATGATTAGCTGAACCGGAGAATAGAAAGCAATGCTGCACCGTAAAAAGAAACCGATCAGGAAATTATTACTGGGCATTCTAGGGATTGTTAGTTTGATTATCCTAACTGTTATTTTTAATCCCCTCTCCCCACCTGATTACCAGGCCATCTCTTGTTTGGATGGAAAATTTGTGGTTCGAGCCCAGGAGGCGGAAAAAGTAACAGGTACAGAATGGACCTGGCTTGCTGCCTATTATTATGTGAAAAGAGATTATAAGACCGGCGATCCGGAACCGACCCTTTCCGAACTCATCAGTTCCGCCGAGGTTTTGAAAGATAGCCGAAAGGCCCGGGAAAATCTCGGACTAACCAAAGAACAATGGAAAGCGGTGCAAGATTACCATAAAAGGTTTAAAAGAACGGGGTATTTATTTTCCCGTGCCTATTTCTTTCCTTTGGGAAACGTTCAACCCCGCTATGAAGATACCTGGCAGGCGTCAAGGGAAGGGGGCAAACGAGTTCACGAAGGAACAGACCTCTTTGCACCCCAGGGGACCGAGGTCTTTGCTGTTACCAATGGCCACATCGAAAAAATGGGGTTTAATCCTCTTGGGGGGGAACGCATCGGCCTCAGGGGCGAAGATGGTTTCTACTATTATTACGCCCATCTCTCGGGCTATGCTCCTAACTTAAAAAGCGGCATGAAAATAAACCGCGGGCAGCTCCTGGGTTATGTTGGTCACACGGGAAATGCCCAAAATACTCCCGACCATTTGCATTTTGGTATGTGTACCCCCTACGGCCAGTGGATAAACCCCTATCATTTTCTTGTCTATTGGTCTAATCAATAGAAAGAATAATTTATTAGCAAATCCGGTATCCTGCAGGAAAGTTCAGCAAAAATGTAGAATTTATGCAAAAGCCTGTTAGGAGGTGTCGTGGTTTTGCTGGGTAACCGTCCGCTGCAAAGAGGAGATTTACTACAATTAAAAGTGATTTCCCCCATCTACCGGGATATGTATCAAACAGAGGTATTAGCCGTTGAAGGACAGGCCATGACTGTTTCTATGCCCATGGCCCAAGGTAAGATGGTGCTTTTAAGTGCCGGTACCCCTATGCAGATCACGTGTCCCCGCAGTAATATAACCTTTAGTTCGGAGATAATTTCCCGGGGCTTTAAACCGGAACCCCATCTGGTTATCCAGTTACCGTTCCACCTGGCGGAAGCACGTGGAAATAGACCCCGTGTTATTACTGTTACCAGTGGAAAAGGTGGTGTGGGTAAAACCAGTACTACCATTAACTTAGCCATTACCCTGGCTCAAATGGGTCAGAGAGTATTCATAATTGATGCTGACTTGGGCACAGCTAATGTCGACGTCTTATTAAATCTGCAACCCAAATATAACCTTACCCATATCATTAATAAGGAAAAAGAATTACTGGATATCATCGTGGAGGGCCCGGGTGGTGTATACCTTGTCCCGGGAGGCTCAGGTTTGCAGAACCTGGCTAATATTGAGGAATGGCAGTTTAACCGTTTGATTGCCAGCCTGCAAACACTGGAACAGTATGCCGATATTATCCTTATTGATACAGGGGCAGGACTGGGGAAAAACGTTATTAATTTTGCCCTGGCTGCCGATGATAT
This window harbors:
- a CDS encoding DUF881 domain-containing protein, encoding MRKWLVPITLVCIISGFFLAFQLKVQASNTTINPLSQKNTNLVTIIKDLEKEIKIQENQIERTRNDLNALQNQQSSRKLQELKNQLDRLKVMAGLTPVVGNGIIIVIDDNKAGLKANPNDDPNKYIVHYEHILNLVSELKVGGAEAISVNGQRLITTSEIRCVGNVILVNTTRIAPPFEIRAIGSPKLLAEIVTNGELELLKSSNYPVTLQEETELIIPAYKGELQFNYSQPAKEG
- a CDS encoding small basic family protein, producing MWLLPVLGLIIGAMIGSAITFQVPLIYVKYMSIAVLASLDSVFGGIRAVLEDHFDGTILLTGFFTNALLAAFLAYMGDRLGVDLYYAAVFAFGVRLFQNLAIIRHNLLTRYRKKRKPEPR
- a CDS encoding DUF881 domain-containing protein encodes the protein MKKNHWQIPITLVFLLLGILLSVQFHAQSRVTSDLTMQRTEDLIAMVRGLSDKRQKLALEISDLSSQLYSQLQSDQDEKKLMTSLRNELEKLQIVTGGTALKGPGLEVTIDQNAPILYIDLISIVNELWGAGAEAVEINGHRMTANSAIFYGEDEQAMYITVNNHRLQFPIVIKALGNPNNLEKGLTIPGGIMDNLALFKAFPRLKQMESLTIAPLNDPPVFHFLREYKPPETPGNQEPNKPAA
- a CDS encoding amidohydrolase family protein; translation: MKEMTRRQFLLGLGAVAAATLLTMGWDTHEAIPQEGALSSASPQPIDCDWIIDHVRIVDGTGSPAFMGKVAVKGDKIVAVGDFMSSPGTKTIDGKNYALAPGFIDIHTHTESYFYSGESMAAFLSQGVTTQVGGNCGRSPRDIAGFLKSSQGRSMNYGLLIGYRTLLELVQGVPRAGRVTPAELGQMQEHLHKGLSAGALGLSIGLEYWPQNFATTHDLIILCEVVKEHGGFYATHIRSEYDKVLQAVEETVEIGLKSGVAVQYSHIKAGYPQNWPKFARVLDMLAEANKSGLDMRADVYPYTFSGNDIGTKPLRHSISVENLEAALIHPHVFYASDSGIYTGGRATHPRAYGTYPRFLGHFVREKGLLPLEKAVAKMTHEPARRLKLQDRGLIRPGYKADLVLFDEQRVMDKATYEKPVAFSEGIEKVWVNGVLAWNEQKVTGSTSGQFLKLTS
- a CDS encoding PAS domain S-box protein, with the protein product MRKFSLKMEPALPRAEMELLAIVKEQGDKTPVRKGLLQSILDNLPFNILVFDENGFIAYANLNFCNLVGYEREEILGLHISEYAEILVPTMPYDFSRLPRILQGEIIAGYHYNLTHLDGTNILVEFNSYPLRTEPEAKPIGCLVVINPTTANVNREK
- a CDS encoding FmdB family zinc ribbon protein translates to MPTYDFRCLTCNHVFSQKLSFSERKNAACEKCGSKEVEQLFRRCNVLGGTSSVSGDITGGKSACSRTGGCSGCAGC
- a CDS encoding M23 family metallopeptidase, encoding MLHRKKKPIRKLLLGILGIVSLIILTVIFNPLSPPDYQAISCLDGKFVVRAQEAEKVTGTEWTWLAAYYYVKRDYKTGDPEPTLSELISSAEVLKDSRKARENLGLTKEQWKAVQDYHKRFKRTGYLFSRAYFFPLGNVQPRYEDTWQASREGGKRVHEGTDLFAPQGTEVFAVTNGHIEKMGFNPLGGERIGLRGEDGFYYYYAHLSGYAPNLKSGMKINRGQLLGYVGHTGNAQNTPDHLHFGMCTPYGQWINPYHFLVYWSNQ
- a CDS encoding AAA family ATPase, producing the protein MLGNRPLQRGDLLQLKVISPIYRDMYQTEVLAVEGQAMTVSMPMAQGKMVLLSAGTPMQITCPRSNITFSSEIISRGFKPEPHLVIQLPFHLAEARGNRPRVITVTSGKGGVGKTSTTINLAITLAQMGQRVFIIDADLGTANVDVLLNLQPKYNLTHIINKEKELLDIIVEGPGGVYLVPGGSGLQNLANIEEWQFNRLIASLQTLEQYADIILIDTGAGLGKNVINFALAADDIIIITTPEPHSITDAYAIIKVLDEQQHKKSPLLVLNRVESLKEYQEVSGRMVNVVNRFLTLKMSNLGYILEDPTVPRANRRLEPFALHYPNCPAAQCIKNIAQQLLNPGNEHIPALPTNQSFFSKIKELFSR